From the Anaerolineales bacterium genome, one window contains:
- a CDS encoding M50 family metallopeptidase, whose amino-acid sequence MLLLAFLFVIYLYTFLHEGGHAVAALLSGNAVTAFDLNFFTLGAHVGIEGSFTQFQAVANSAAGVSLPIVVWVVFILLAPRRGNHLLEILKSFSAVMFLSPLLAWIVLPLLHAAGASIHDDSIEFVVRSGIHPAAVSAAAGILFAGGWLVFWKRIEGIRPEIERFRGIDRFAASPAETKTLIAAAAVFSISLL is encoded by the coding sequence TTGCTCCTGCTGGCATTCCTGTTTGTGATCTATCTGTACACTTTCTTGCACGAAGGCGGACACGCGGTTGCGGCGCTGCTGTCCGGCAACGCCGTCACCGCCTTCGACCTCAACTTCTTCACCCTCGGCGCGCACGTGGGGATCGAGGGCTCCTTCACCCAATTCCAGGCGGTCGCTAACTCCGCGGCCGGCGTTTCCCTGCCCATCGTGGTTTGGGTCGTCTTCATCCTCCTTGCGCCCAGGCGTGGTAACCATCTCCTCGAGATTCTCAAGTCATTCTCCGCCGTCATGTTCCTCAGCCCCCTGTTGGCATGGATCGTCCTGCCGCTGCTGCATGCCGCCGGCGCCTCGATCCACGACGATTCGATCGAGTTCGTCGTCCGCTCGGGAATCCATCCCGCCGCAGTTTCCGCCGCCGCCGGCATCCTCTTCGCCGGCGGCTGGCTCGTGTTCTGGAAGAGGATCGAGGGGATCCGGCCGGAAATCGAACGCTTCCGCGGCATCGATCGGTTTGCGGCGTCCCCCGCGGAAACCAAGACGCTGATCGCGGCGGCCGCGGTTTTCTCGATCTCGCTTCTGTAG
- a CDS encoding DUF4352 domain-containing protein → MRKNGFSKIWFFGILIIGGSLACDSVLAGGLTKVNNPLSGSVAERTLTNSPVLQDPAEKSPAAAYLGDAFVQSGYYLIAVSVADPAAPAYFTTPEPGYKLITVEVILGNISGEMLSSNPLNASLEDAEGIVYPARLVGIEGQLPSADLLPGERIGGAVGFIIPENARPATLAYEVMSMVGVYLTASLAPAPLNWDPVTVSILPAIPESGRGDVVEQYGYSMAVTQVLDPATPANYLKIKDGYRMAAIEVLLANVDQSEELRVSSGLATLVDSAGFVHLEEGDGRDGRMEPAKLKIGETVKGWICFILPETATPLYVKYQTDLFDGNYIIAGVG, encoded by the coding sequence ATGAGAAAAAACGGATTTTCAAAAATATGGTTTTTTGGCATCCTGATCATTGGAGGTTCCCTGGCATGCGACTCGGTCCTCGCCGGCGGATTGACCAAGGTCAACAATCCTCTATCTGGATCCGTTGCGGAACGGACCTTGACCAATTCGCCCGTTCTCCAGGACCCCGCGGAAAAATCTCCGGCTGCAGCCTATCTCGGCGATGCGTTTGTACAAAGCGGCTATTATCTTATCGCGGTGAGCGTCGCCGATCCTGCCGCCCCCGCATACTTCACCACCCCGGAACCGGGATACAAGCTAATAACCGTCGAGGTAATATTGGGAAATATTTCCGGGGAAATGCTGTCGTCGAATCCGCTGAACGCGTCCCTGGAGGATGCCGAAGGCATTGTCTATCCCGCGAGGCTCGTCGGAATTGAAGGTCAATTGCCCTCCGCGGATCTTCTTCCTGGCGAGCGGATCGGGGGGGCAGTCGGTTTCATAATTCCCGAAAACGCCCGCCCCGCCACGTTGGCATACGAAGTGATGTCAATGGTCGGTGTGTATCTTACTGCGAGTTTGGCGCCGGCCCCTTTGAATTGGGACCCCGTTACCGTCTCCATATTGCCGGCCATCCCAGAGTCAGGGAGAGGCGACGTCGTGGAGCAATATGGCTACTCGATGGCGGTGACGCAAGTTTTAGACCCCGCCACCCCGGCGAATTATTTGAAGATAAAAGACGGTTATCGAATGGCGGCGATTGAAGTGCTGCTGGCCAACGTTGATCAATCCGAGGAATTGAGGGTGAGTTCGGGACTCGCCACCCTCGTCGATTCGGCCGGTTTTGTTCATCTCGAGGAGGGCGACGGACGGGATGGGAGGATGGAGCCCGCAAAACTAAAAATCGGCGAAACGGTGAAAGGATGGATCTGCTTTATTCTGCCCGAGACGGCAACTCCCTTGTACGTCAAATACCAAACCGATCTTTTTGATGGGAACTATATCATCGCGGGAGTCGGCTGA